From Synoicihabitans lomoniglobus, the proteins below share one genomic window:
- a CDS encoding chondroitinase-B domain-containing protein, translating into MKLFTPFLAVWAASALVSSAQTYWQDSFESDAPGSAPAGAYTVSPSSRTTTNGAMVVAAETSPANPGPGNALYLYDLSGDLTSGDPTHLRADFNGGTNVSNVRVDFDFRRGFAAIDPADEDTRFHFAVARSGDSLNNSDFRPFELRILNRGDLVVNSIAGSATVATHQTDAINHVTLLINSHDTNSVTFSDPALGNELIAPNTFVVYLNHASVGTFAFHQTPDPTNAPQIDFLAENNDLGQFAFYQDSRRQGELLVDNISITAITEPVTTVAAPTGLAGTASDAFTVDLNWTDQADNEGYYIVRRQEGDGTNWIIAELPANSTSYTDTGVEESTTYNYTVQAGAAMIMSDASNVAVISTPAQVGPVIRSVTAPDFVLSGETAIVTVSTAGAAPLSYQWYRGVTGDTARPIAGATSRTLSLPGFTASANVWLRVSNASGAVDSDTVALTVQTPGTTIVTTEAQLNAAIAAAGAGDTILLADGTWNDVVIRFSGVGTATAPITVGAVTPGSVIMRGASRAQVGGDYLILRDLIFSGPYSGNDDEVIQFRNSGTMAEHCRVTNVALINYVPAAGTDTDWVSFYGRHNRLDHCYFKGHDVPGVTVVVWLDGSPNDHRIDHNHFDERASGGGANGWETIRIGTSDYSLSSSRTIVEHNLFSRQDGEIEIISNKSGDNIYRYNTFLDCAGTLTLRHGDRCRVDSNYFLGRGRSGSGGVRVIGTDHVIVNNHFEGTAARDGAAITIYAGVSSGALNEYYAAHRALVAHNTFVNNNGLAIHVGTGFGSRNRTVLPTDVTLANNLVTRPGSASNSLFGGDAVADQTWTHNLYQGGTVGSAPAAGFTAFDPQFKFDALRLLSLPTASTPAPALAEVTLDIEGRTRGAMSDIGAHELSSTVAAVVTGAATTLTTGPSYLAASRTVGTPNARLVNSSVRAVSESGAAILINGFVIGGNDLKSVLVRTIGPGLATYGVDGFMPQPSVVVFNAAGTELDRNAGWDQDDGGADLARASAAVGAFALEAGVADSAVIATLSPGAYTAQVQPVDGTGGTVLVEVYDLTPGSSSLTNQSARGEVRAGQEVLIAGFVVDGTAPRRALVRCVGPGLAGFGVADAIDDLTLRVFDRAGEVVIDNDNWSSAGNAAAIASAASAVGAFALEEGSADAAALLTLPPGPYTVHTSGVGGDTGTALIEIYFLEN; encoded by the coding sequence ATGAAATTGTTTACCCCTTTTCTCGCCGTGTGGGCGGCCAGTGCGCTCGTTTCATCGGCCCAGACGTATTGGCAGGATTCCTTTGAGAGTGACGCGCCCGGTAGTGCTCCTGCCGGAGCTTATACAGTTTCTCCATCGAGTCGCACGACGACCAACGGCGCCATGGTGGTGGCGGCCGAAACTTCACCAGCAAACCCGGGTCCGGGTAACGCCCTTTATCTCTACGATTTATCCGGAGATTTGACTTCTGGTGACCCGACTCACCTGCGCGCGGATTTTAACGGTGGCACCAACGTGTCCAACGTGCGGGTCGACTTTGATTTTCGGCGCGGGTTCGCGGCCATCGATCCGGCCGACGAGGACACGCGATTCCACTTCGCGGTGGCGCGCTCGGGCGACTCTTTAAACAACTCCGACTTCCGTCCGTTTGAGCTGCGTATCCTCAATCGCGGCGACTTGGTGGTGAACTCCATCGCAGGTTCCGCGACTGTCGCGACTCACCAAACCGATGCGATCAATCACGTGACGTTGCTCATTAACTCGCACGACACCAACTCTGTGACGTTCAGTGATCCGGCGTTGGGCAACGAGTTGATCGCGCCGAACACGTTCGTCGTTTATCTCAACCACGCGTCGGTTGGCACGTTTGCGTTTCACCAAACCCCCGATCCCACGAACGCCCCGCAAATTGATTTTCTCGCGGAAAACAACGACCTCGGTCAGTTCGCATTTTACCAGGATAGCCGACGCCAGGGTGAACTCCTGGTGGACAATATCTCGATCACCGCGATCACGGAACCGGTCACGACGGTGGCCGCGCCCACGGGGCTTGCGGGGACCGCGAGCGACGCCTTCACGGTGGATTTAAACTGGACCGATCAGGCCGACAACGAGGGTTACTACATCGTGCGGCGGCAGGAAGGCGATGGCACCAACTGGATCATTGCGGAACTCCCCGCCAACTCGACCAGCTACACCGATACGGGGGTCGAGGAGTCGACAACCTACAACTATACCGTGCAAGCGGGAGCGGCCATGATCATGTCGGACGCCTCCAATGTCGCCGTGATCAGCACGCCCGCTCAAGTGGGGCCGGTGATTCGGTCGGTCACCGCACCCGACTTCGTGTTGAGCGGCGAAACGGCGATCGTCACGGTGTCCACCGCCGGCGCTGCGCCGCTGTCTTACCAATGGTATCGCGGCGTGACCGGTGACACCGCGCGACCCATCGCGGGCGCGACGTCGCGGACGCTTTCGCTCCCTGGGTTCACGGCCTCCGCCAACGTCTGGCTGCGCGTGAGCAACGCGTCCGGCGCGGTCGACAGTGATACGGTGGCTCTGACCGTGCAAACGCCCGGCACCACCATCGTCACCACGGAGGCTCAACTCAACGCGGCCATCGCCGCCGCCGGCGCGGGCGACACCATTCTGCTCGCCGACGGCACGTGGAACGATGTTGTGATTCGCTTCTCCGGCGTCGGCACCGCCACGGCGCCGATCACGGTGGGGGCCGTTACGCCCGGATCCGTCATCATGCGCGGGGCGTCCCGGGCACAGGTCGGTGGCGACTACCTCATCCTGCGCGATTTGATTTTCTCCGGTCCGTATTCAGGAAACGACGACGAGGTGATTCAGTTCCGCAACAGCGGCACGATGGCGGAGCACTGTCGCGTGACCAATGTGGCACTCATCAATTACGTCCCGGCCGCCGGCACCGACACCGACTGGGTGTCGTTTTACGGCCGCCACAACCGGCTCGATCATTGTTACTTCAAGGGCCACGACGTCCCCGGTGTCACGGTGGTCGTCTGGCTCGACGGGTCGCCCAACGATCACCGCATTGATCACAATCATTTCGACGAGCGCGCCAGCGGCGGCGGAGCGAACGGGTGGGAGACCATACGTATCGGCACCAGCGACTATTCGCTCTCCAGTTCCCGCACGATCGTCGAGCACAACCTGTTCTCCCGCCAGGACGGCGAGATCGAGATCATCTCCAATAAGTCGGGCGACAACATCTATCGTTACAACACGTTCCTCGATTGCGCCGGCACGCTGACGCTGCGCCACGGCGATCGTTGTCGGGTGGACTCGAACTACTTCCTCGGTCGCGGTCGCAGTGGCTCCGGTGGCGTGCGCGTGATCGGCACGGATCACGTGATCGTGAACAACCACTTCGAAGGCACGGCGGCCCGCGACGGTGCGGCCATCACGATTTATGCCGGGGTTTCCAGTGGCGCGCTTAATGAATATTACGCCGCCCACCGCGCCCTCGTCGCGCACAACACCTTCGTGAACAACAACGGTCTGGCGATCCATGTCGGCACCGGCTTTGGCTCGCGCAATCGCACGGTGTTGCCGACCGATGTGACGTTGGCGAACAACCTCGTCACCCGGCCGGGATCGGCATCGAATTCGCTCTTCGGCGGCGATGCCGTGGCCGACCAAACCTGGACTCACAACCTGTATCAGGGGGGCACCGTGGGTTCCGCTCCGGCGGCGGGCTTCACGGCGTTTGATCCGCAATTTAAATTCGATGCGCTGCGATTGTTGAGCCTGCCGACCGCCTCCACCCCGGCACCGGCCTTGGCCGAAGTGACCCTCGATATCGAGGGGAGGACGCGCGGGGCGATGTCCGACATCGGTGCTCATGAACTTTCGTCGACCGTCGCGGCTGTGGTAACGGGAGCGGCCACCACGCTCACCACGGGACCGTCCTATTTGGCGGCCAGTCGCACGGTCGGCACGCCGAATGCCCGCTTGGTCAACAGCTCGGTGCGGGCGGTTTCCGAATCGGGCGCGGCGATTCTGATCAACGGTTTTGTGATCGGCGGCAACGACCTGAAATCCGTGCTCGTGCGCACCATCGGTCCGGGTCTGGCGACTTACGGCGTCGACGGTTTTATGCCGCAACCTTCGGTGGTGGTCTTCAACGCGGCGGGCACGGAGCTCGATCGCAATGCGGGCTGGGATCAGGACGACGGCGGGGCTGACCTCGCGCGCGCCTCCGCTGCCGTGGGCGCTTTTGCGTTGGAAGCCGGTGTGGCCGATTCGGCCGTCATTGCGACGCTGTCGCCCGGGGCTTACACCGCGCAGGTGCAACCGGTCGACGGCACGGGTGGCACGGTGCTGGTGGAGGTCTATGATCTCACGCCCGGCAGCAGCAGTTTGACCAATCAGTCGGCGCGCGGCGAAGTGCGCGCCGGGCAGGAAGTATTGATCGCCGGATTTGTGGTCGACGGCACCGCCCCACGTCGCGCTTTGGTGCGGTGCGTGGGGCCGGGTCTGGCCGGCTTTGGGGTCGCTGACGCGATTGATGACCTCACCCTGCGCGTGTTCGACCGCGCGGGCGAGGTGGTGATCGACAACGACAACTGGTCGAGCGCCGGCAATGCCGCTGCGATTGCGTCCGCCGCCAGCGCCGTGGGCGCGTTTGCGCTGGAGGAGGGATCGGCGGACGCCGCCGCATTACTCACGCTGCCACCCGGTCCCTACACCGTGCACACCAGCGGCGTCGGCGGCGACACCGGCACCGCGCTGATCGAAATCTACTTTTTGGAGAATTGA
- a CDS encoding TlpA family protein disulfide reductase — MSTTVLAETTAEFEQRLADEVGKPGVSVVHFWATWCPNCWREHDNDGWKNFIEANPEVTVIFVSIWGSKENDAAELAKYGLGDQPNLKIMRHPNQARRGADRMVTLLGKEVTWIPTTWVYREGTQRYAINYGEVRFEMLQQMTDDSRPGQW, encoded by the coding sequence TTGAGCACCACCGTTCTCGCCGAGACGACGGCGGAGTTCGAACAACGTTTGGCGGACGAGGTGGGGAAGCCCGGCGTGTCGGTGGTGCATTTTTGGGCGACGTGGTGTCCCAATTGTTGGCGCGAGCACGACAACGACGGGTGGAAGAACTTCATTGAGGCCAACCCGGAGGTCACCGTCATTTTCGTATCCATTTGGGGCAGCAAAGAAAACGACGCGGCCGAGCTCGCGAAATATGGATTGGGTGACCAACCCAATCTGAAAATCATGCGGCACCCCAATCAGGCGCGTCGCGGCGCCGACCGCATGGTGACGTTACTCGGCAAAGAGGTGACCTGGATTCCCACCACCTGGGTCTACCGCGAGGGCACGCAGCGTTACGCCATCAACTACGGCGAAGTGCGTTTTGAGATGCTGCAACAGATGACCGACGACAGCCGCCCCGGGCAGTGGTAA